In the Apteryx mantelli isolate bAptMan1 chromosome 1, bAptMan1.hap1, whole genome shotgun sequence genome, one interval contains:
- the TIMM10B gene encoding mitochondrial import inner membrane translocase subunit Tim10 B, whose amino-acid sequence MELHGEQQQQQLRSLRDFLLVYNRMTELCFQRCVSNLNYRVLTRPEEMCLDSCAGKLVHSNHRLMSAYVALMPSIVQRRVSDYEASAAQAAANSAGEVPEAPTALAGAGGPDAQPDLQVASGSGGATEGASGAGT is encoded by the exons ATGGAGCTGCacggggagcagcagcagcagcagctgcgcagC CTGCGGGACTTCCTGCTGGTCTACAACCGCATGACTGAGCTCTGTTTCCAGCGCTGCGTCTCCAACCTGAACTACCGCGTGCTCACCAGGCCCGAG GAGATGTGCCTGGACAGCTGTGCTGGAAAACTGGTCCACTCCAACCACCGCCTCATGAGCGCCTACGTGGCACTTATGCCCTCCATTGTGCAGCGCCGTGTCTCGGACTATGAGGCCAGTGCAGCCCAGGCGGCTGCAAATTCTGCCGGGGAGGTACCAGAGGCACCAACTGCCCTCGCAGGTGCCGGGGGCCCTGATGCCCAGCCTGACTTGCAGGTGGCTTCTGGCAGCGGTGGAGCCACAGAAGGGGCCTCAGGTGCGGGCACGTAG